A genomic window from Synechococcales cyanobacterium T60_A2020_003 includes:
- a CDS encoding phosphoribosylanthranilate isomerase yields MKVKICGITQPDQGRAIAQLGADALGFICVRSSPRYVMPVQIHRVIAGMSDLASEPGYVGVFANAPVEEIVDVVAQSGVNAVQLHGQESPAFCEQLRAALPGMMLIKAFRIRVAEDLCSLNAFTPQVDALLLDAYHPHLLGGTGKTLDWAALHQFQPDRPWFLAGGLTPENVQDALSQLQPNWIDLSSGVERSPGDKDLTKVAKLFEALMFLNASKKA; encoded by the coding sequence ATGAAGGTTAAGATTTGTGGCATTACGCAGCCAGACCAAGGACGGGCGATCGCCCAACTGGGAGCCGATGCCTTGGGGTTTATCTGTGTGCGATCGTCGCCGCGATACGTGATGCCAGTCCAGATCCACCGCGTGATTGCGGGGATGTCCGATCTGGCATCCGAGCCTGGGTATGTAGGCGTCTTTGCCAATGCTCCCGTAGAGGAGATCGTAGATGTAGTCGCGCAGTCGGGCGTGAACGCAGTTCAACTCCACGGGCAGGAATCTCCAGCATTCTGTGAGCAGCTTCGTGCCGCCTTGCCAGGAATGATGCTGATCAAAGCCTTTCGGATTCGAGTTGCAGAGGATCTATGTTCCCTTAATGCCTTTACTCCCCAGGTGGATGCGCTGCTATTGGATGCCTATCACCCTCATCTGTTGGGCGGAACCGGAAAGACCCTGGATTGGGCAGCTTTACACCAGTTTCAGCCCGATCGCCCCTGGTTTTTGGCAGGTGGCCTAACCCCTGAAAATGTGCAGGATGCCCTAAGCCAGCTTCAGCCCAACTGGATTGATCTATCGAGTGGGGTTGAGCGATCGCCCGGTGACAAAGATTTAACAAAAGTGGCAAAGCTA